The DNA sequence CGGGCGGGTGCGTGAGTTGTTGCGTCCGTTGTATGCGTGGCTGACGGATTCTGAGGTGCGGCATTTGGAGCGTGTGCGGCGTATCGAGGTGGCGGCTGCGGCGTTGAATGATGCGCGTAACGAAACGCTCATGAAGCAGATTGCGGCGTTGTCGTTGCAGTTGGATGCGTCTTTGCGGGCGTCGCGGGAGGCTGAGCAGCGGCACGCGGAGGAAATGGCTTCGTTGCGGGCGGAGTTGGCGGCGCAAACGAACGAGATTGTGGCGTTGCGCGCTGAGTTGGCGGAGTACAGGAACAAGGGGGAGTAATGGCGAATTACGATGATGACGGGGCGGTGTTTGACGACCTTAGTCTGATGTTGACGGCGAACTTTATTGACTATGAGGATTACCCTACGTCGGGGAACCTGATGGTTGAAGTTCGGAATGATCGGGGCCGTATTCAGTTGCCGCGTGGTCGTCGTGGTTTGCCTGGCCAGCCGGGGGAGGCGGCTAAGCCGTTCGACGGGATCAAGAGCATTCCGACTGCGGAGAATCTTCCGGCTGATCCGACAGAGGGGCAGAAGAGCACTGCCTACGTGGCGCAGGATACGGGCATCATGTGGGCGTGGGATGCCGAGTTGGCGAGTCCTGAGTTTCGGGAAGTCGGGTTGTTCCGGGGCGAGCGGGGGCCGCGTGGGGACACAGTGCAGATCGTAGCGGGGAGCATCACGACTACGGCACCGGGTAGTTCTCCGACGCAGGGGTTTACCGAGATTTCGGATGGCGTGTACCGGTGGGATGTGACGTTGCCGCGTGGCGTTGAGGGGCCGGAAGGGCCGGTCGGTCCGCGTGGGCCGGCTGCGTCGGTGGAAGAGGCGGCGGATGTTGAGTATGACCGTCCGCCGGAGCCTGGCGACGTGCTGGTGTACGGGGATAGTGCTAAGTGGTCTCCGTCTCCGTTCTTCCGTGAGATTGGCCCGTACTCGCCTAAGTCTGAGGATTGGCGTTCGGGACAGGGGCAGTGGACGAGCGCAACGCAGTCGGTGATTGCGACTGTGGATATTCCGGGGTTGCCGTGGAAGTGGCGTCCTAAGGTGTTTGGGAACGTGCAAATGGGTTCGGGTTTGGGCACGCGGGTGCAGTGTGAGGTCCGGTTGGGTTCGGATTCGGGGATCATTGTGGGCGTGGGTCCGGGGCGTGTGAATGACAACGATCAACAGTGCACGATTTCGCCACGGTTTGGTGCTGACATTCATCCGAATAGTGATTCTGCGGTGGTGGAGGCTGGCGCGCCTGTCACGTTGTATTTGATGCGTCGTCGCGTGTCGGGTGGCCTGTTGACGGCGTGGTTTGATTATCAGTCGCATTTGAATGTGTGGTGTGTTCCGGTGGACCTTGGCGGGTCTGTGTAGCGGGGGTGTTTGATGGCGGTTTTTGAGTATGCGCGTCCTAAGGGCGTGGAGGTTGCGCCTTTTGATGAGCAGATCGCCACCAAGCGCATGTCTTTGTCGGACCTTGTGGCGTTGGATGAAACGTCGGTGGCGGCTGCGTATGACTTGGCCGGCCGCGCGTTGGACGCTGCACAGTCGGGTAGCGGAGGCGATGGCGGGGACGACGATTCCGGGGGCGTGAACTTGCGGGAGCCGTTTACTCGGGCGGGGGCGATGCCGTCCGGGTGGTCGGCGTTCTCCGGTCCGGGCGTGGCATCCACCAACGTCACGGTTGGTGGTTCGGGTGTTTACGCGCCAAATAAGGGGATCGTGGTCGCTTTGCATGACACCCCGCTGGACACTGAATCCCAAATTACTGAAATGCGTTTGACTCGTAATGACGTGGACACGGTGAATGCGGCTGGCACTGGCGGGTATCGTATTATGCCGTGCCTGGTTCTTCGTTCCGACCCTGATGCCGAGTCGTTTATGTACGCTGGTATCGGTAACAGTCAAGTCGTGATTGGCCGTGCCGTTTCTTCGGGTGGTTCGTGGACGTTGCACGACAAAGAGACCGTTGATACTGGCGTGCATATTGGCGACTTGGTTACGTTCAAGGCGGATGGTCCTCAGTATTCGATTAGGGTGAATGGGGCGCAACTGGCGTCTTGGTTTGATGTGACCAACTTGCATCCCACGACGGGCAGGCACGTCGGGTTTCGGACCGGCCGGGACACTTTTTTCGGTTACAAGTACGGGATTCTGAAAGATTGGCGTGGTGCTGATCTATCGCCTACTTTGACGACAGGTGTCGGCTGGCGTATTGCCCGCGCATCCGAGTCGACAGTATCCGTGACGAAGGGCGTCTTTTACAAAAACGTGTTTGACACGGTTGTGCGTTTGGCGGGTGTGGGCTCTAATCCTGGTCCGGGCGTTATCAACATTCATCAAACCGGTTGGTACGTGGTCCGTCTTCGTTTCGAGAGGACGACAGGGAAAATCACGGGATGGGCCTCCCTGTATCGACGTAAGCCGGATGGCCAAGACTACGAACTGATTAGTTCGTCTACCAAGGGGCATGAAAACAACGCATCGGGCACGTTTGTAGTGTACTTGGAAGAGGGGGACGTGCTGCGCGCGGGGCAAGATGGCCCGGATATGAGCATTAGCGGTAACTCCACTTTGAACGGGACGGTGTTTGAGGGCGCGATGGTTTCAGGGTTGCGCGGTCTTCCGGGTGCCACGGGCGAGAAGGGGGACACGGGGCCGGCGAACGCGTTGGAGATTGGCACGGTGGAGCGCGGCGAGGAAGCCGGGGCGACGATCACG is a window from the Tomitella gaofuii genome containing:
- a CDS encoding collagen-like protein; its protein translation is MAVFEYARPKGVEVAPFDEQIATKRMSLSDLVALDETSVAAAYDLAGRALDAAQSGSGGDGGDDDSGGVNLREPFTRAGAMPSGWSAFSGPGVASTNVTVGGSGVYAPNKGIVVALHDTPLDTESQITEMRLTRNDVDTVNAAGTGGYRIMPCLVLRSDPDAESFMYAGIGNSQVVIGRAVSSGGSWTLHDKETVDTGVHIGDLVTFKADGPQYSIRVNGAQLASWFDVTNLHPTTGRHVGFRTGRDTFFGYKYGILKDWRGADLSPTLTTGVGWRIARASESTVSVTKGVFYKNVFDTVVRLAGVGSNPGPGVINIHQTGWYVVRLRFERTTGKITGWASLYRRKPDGQDYELISSSTKGHENNASGTFVVYLEEGDVLRAGQDGPDMSISGNSTLNGTVFEGAMVSGLRGLPGATGEKGDTGPANALEIGTVERGEEAGATITGDAPAQVLNLTLPKGDTGAESTVPGPRGERGPQGERGPQGERGPQGLKGETGDQGPQGPLGNTGARGPKGDKGDTGARGPKGEQGDSSAYQFVTQWPTDPVPNVVYMMAEA